A genomic region of Streptomyces rimosus contains the following coding sequences:
- a CDS encoding ParB/RepB/Spo0J family partition protein, with amino-acid sequence MEPGQAHVDMQTVVEVEIDSLSVAGSPRISGEDTEHVEMLAVAQAPLPPIIAHRATMRVIDGVHRLRAAQRRGDDKIAVRFFDGDEADAFVLAVESNITHGLPLSMADRKSAAERIIRSHPLWSDRMIASVTGIAPGTVAEIRRRVSGAAAAGRGRIGQDGRFRPLNGAEGRRLAGNLIAENPGLSLRQIARASGISPETARDVRNRLRRGEEPLLKGRGRPARTSREQEPTGHSGPRDGDAAAVPARLPAQDRTVVVRRLKVDPALRFSETGRTLLRLLSIHTISAEEWDDIMANIPPHCSGIIAQLARECADIWADFAQRAERNVVETV; translated from the coding sequence GTGGAACCTGGGCAGGCGCACGTGGATATGCAGACGGTCGTCGAAGTGGAGATCGATTCACTGTCGGTGGCCGGCTCTCCGCGCATATCCGGGGAAGATACGGAGCACGTCGAGATGCTGGCGGTGGCACAGGCGCCGCTGCCGCCCATCATCGCGCACCGCGCGACGATGCGGGTGATCGACGGAGTGCACCGATTACGAGCAGCACAACGCCGCGGTGACGACAAGATCGCGGTGAGATTCTTCGACGGCGACGAGGCCGACGCCTTCGTCCTCGCCGTCGAATCGAACATCACGCACGGCCTTCCGCTGTCCATGGCGGACCGCAAGAGCGCGGCCGAACGCATCATCCGCAGCCACCCGTTGTGGTCGGACCGGATGATCGCCTCGGTCACCGGGATCGCACCGGGCACCGTCGCGGAGATCCGCCGCCGGGTGTCCGGCGCCGCCGCGGCGGGGCGCGGCAGGATCGGCCAGGACGGCCGCTTCCGGCCGCTGAACGGCGCCGAGGGCCGCCGGCTCGCCGGCAACCTCATCGCCGAGAACCCCGGTCTGTCGCTGCGGCAGATCGCGCGGGCGTCCGGGATCTCGCCCGAGACGGCGCGCGATGTACGCAACCGGCTGCGCCGGGGCGAGGAGCCGCTGCTCAAGGGGCGGGGCCGGCCGGCCCGTACGTCCCGGGAGCAGGAGCCCACCGGGCACAGCGGCCCCCGCGACGGCGACGCCGCTGCGGTCCCCGCCCGGCTGCCGGCGCAGGACCGGACGGTGGTGGTACGCCGCCTGAAGGTCGACCCGGCCCTGCGGTTCAGCGAGACGGGGCGCACGCTGCTGCGGCTGCTGAGCATTCACACGATCAGCGCGGAGGAGTGGGACGACATCATGGCAAACATTCCTCCGCACTGCAGCGGCATCATCGCCCAACTGGCCCGTGAGTGTGCGGATATCTGGGCGGATTTCGCCCAGCGGGCCGAGCGGAACGTCGTCGAAACCGTGTGA
- a CDS encoding ABC transporter ATP-binding protein, whose protein sequence is MFAGQGSGIMLATYDDPGNSTAAQRLRPGTLRRILSYAKPHSRESVLLLVLTLLDSLIIVSTPLLLKEIVDVGILQKDTSTLTVVSLVVAGLAVLDALLQLAQSWYSGRISQGVSYDLRVQAFAHVQRQPLAFFTRTQTGSLVSRLNTDVVGAQHALGTLLGSLSSVFTLVLVLGSMFYLSWLVSLLALLILPLFMIPGALVGRRLTRYSREQMQMNAEMGATIGERFNVAGAMLSKLFGRPREEAELFAKRADKVREVGITWTVLSRLTVIIMTLLAAVITALVYGLGGALVVNGTFQVGTLVALAALLARLYGPITQLSSVQGDAHTAMVSFDRIFELLDLKPLITEREGAVDLPAPDGAAAPEVAFEGVSFRYPPASEVSLASLESNALPADERAKETPEVLHDVSFTVPSGKLTALVGPSGVGKTTATHLVSRLYDPTAGSVRIAGQDLRDVTLDSLRSTVGVVSQDAHLFHDTIRNNLTYARPGATEEELIEACRAAQIWDTISSLPSGLDTVAGDRGYRLSGGEKQRLALARLLLKAPSIVVLDEATAHLDSESEAAIQRALKTALRGRTSVVIAHRLSTIREADQILVFDEGRIRERGTHDELLAAGGLYAELYHTQFARQAAGGGPEPAVPERVAEREPAPQMAPGGPGHMVFFDGDGPDGGGAPGGGVWHTNGQGPGGR, encoded by the coding sequence ATGTTTGCCGGTCAAGGCTCGGGCATCATGCTGGCGACGTACGACGACCCGGGCAATTCCACGGCTGCGCAGCGGCTCCGGCCGGGAACGCTCCGCCGCATCCTGTCGTACGCGAAACCGCATTCCCGCGAATCGGTCCTGCTGCTGGTGCTGACGCTGCTCGATTCGCTCATCATCGTCTCGACCCCGCTGCTGCTGAAGGAGATCGTCGACGTCGGCATCCTGCAGAAGGACACCTCGACGCTGACCGTCGTCTCCCTCGTCGTCGCGGGCCTCGCCGTGCTCGACGCGCTGCTCCAGCTCGCCCAGAGCTGGTACTCGGGCCGGATCAGCCAGGGCGTCAGCTACGACCTGCGGGTCCAGGCGTTCGCGCACGTACAGCGCCAGCCGCTGGCCTTCTTCACCCGTACCCAGACCGGGTCCCTGGTCAGCCGCCTCAACACGGACGTGGTGGGCGCGCAGCACGCGCTCGGCACCCTCCTCGGCTCGCTGTCCAGCGTGTTCACGCTGGTCCTGGTGCTGGGCAGCATGTTCTACCTGTCGTGGCTGGTCAGTCTGCTCGCGCTGCTGATCCTGCCGCTGTTCATGATTCCCGGCGCGCTGGTCGGCCGGCGGCTGACCCGCTACTCCCGTGAACAGATGCAGATGAACGCGGAGATGGGCGCCACCATCGGCGAGCGCTTCAACGTGGCGGGCGCGATGCTCTCCAAGCTCTTCGGCCGCCCCCGCGAGGAGGCGGAGCTGTTCGCGAAGCGCGCGGACAAGGTGCGCGAGGTCGGCATCACCTGGACCGTGCTGAGCCGTCTGACGGTCATCATCATGACGCTGCTGGCCGCCGTGATCACCGCGCTGGTCTACGGCCTCGGTGGCGCCCTGGTGGTCAACGGGACCTTCCAGGTCGGCACGCTGGTGGCACTGGCCGCCCTGCTGGCGCGGTTGTACGGGCCGATCACCCAGCTGTCCAGTGTGCAGGGCGACGCGCACACCGCGATGGTCAGCTTCGACCGGATCTTCGAACTGCTCGACCTCAAGCCGCTGATCACCGAGCGCGAAGGCGCCGTCGATCTGCCCGCGCCGGACGGCGCGGCGGCCCCCGAGGTCGCCTTCGAGGGCGTGTCCTTCCGCTACCCGCCGGCCAGCGAGGTCTCCCTGGCGTCCCTGGAGTCGAACGCGCTGCCCGCCGACGAGCGGGCCAAGGAAACGCCCGAGGTGCTGCACGACGTCAGCTTCACGGTGCCGTCCGGCAAGCTGACCGCCCTGGTCGGCCCGTCCGGCGTCGGCAAGACCACCGCCACGCATCTGGTGTCGCGGCTGTACGACCCGACGGCGGGCAGTGTCCGCATCGCCGGGCAGGACCTGCGCGACGTCACCCTCGACTCGCTGCGCAGCACCGTCGGCGTGGTGTCGCAGGACGCCCACCTCTTCCACGACACCATCCGCAACAACCTGACCTACGCCCGCCCCGGCGCCACCGAGGAGGAGCTGATCGAGGCGTGCCGGGCCGCGCAGATCTGGGACACCATCAGCTCGCTGCCCAGCGGCCTCGACACCGTGGCCGGTGACCGCGGCTACCGGCTCTCCGGCGGCGAGAAGCAGCGCCTCGCGCTGGCCCGGCTGCTGCTGAAGGCGCCCTCGATCGTGGTGCTGGACGAGGCCACCGCGCACCTGGACTCGGAGTCCGAGGCGGCCATCCAGCGGGCCCTGAAGACGGCGCTGCGCGGCCGTACGTCCGTCGTCATCGCCCACCGGCTGTCCACCATCCGCGAGGCCGACCAGATCCTGGTCTTCGACGAGGGCCGTATCCGCGAGCGGGGCACGCACGACGAGCTGCTGGCGGCCGGCGGGCTCTACGCGGAGCTATACCACACGCAGTTCGCCCGGCAGGCCGCGGGCGGCGGGCCGGAACCGGCCGTGCCCGAGCGTGTGGCGGAGCGCGAGCCCGCGCCGCAGATGGCGCCGGGGGGCCCGGGACACATGGTCTTCTTCGACGGGGACGGGCCCGACGGCGGAGGCGCCCCGGGCGGCGGCGTGTGGCACACCAACGGTCAGGGCCCCGGCGGCCGCTGA